GGCGTGCTCGGTCACCACCGCATCCTCCGCCGAGAGCGTTTGGCCGATAGCTCGACCAGCGATAGTCCGCGGGGTCCGATCCCGGCACGCACCGGGTTGATCTCGATAGCGATAATACCCGAAGAGATAGTGCTCGGGATCCAGACTGTCCTTGTAACGCCCTCCCACAGGGTCCCACTGCGCCTATAGCGGTCATTGACGTATCGCACATAGTGCCGTCCAATAGATTGCATGAGCTTGGCAAGCGCCAGTGGCCTGTGGGGCGTCCACCAGCAGATGGACATGGTTGGTCATGATCACATAGGCGTGTAAAATACCTATGCTTTTTACCGTAGGCGCCGGTCGGGTCCTCACAGCTACCACAATGTTCAAGAACTGGTCACTACACGATCTTTTTAGGCCGTCCCAAGCGCACCCCGTGGATAGGCCTCAAGATGAGAATGACGTGCTCGGTGAGGAGCTCATCAAGATGAGTGACTCGCAGCGCTGGCTTTTGGTGGTTGGCGTATTCGCGCTTGGCTGGCTCCTGTATCTACTCAGCCCCGTGCTGACGCCTTTCGTGGTGGCCGCGTTTCTCGCGTACTTGGGCGATCCCTTGGTGGACCGTCTAGAAGCGCTGAAAATATCCCGTACGCTCTCGGTCGTTACCGTTTTCGCCACGCTGACTTTGTCGGGTCTCCTGCTGATCGTTTTCCTGGTGCCTATCCTCGAGCAACAACTGCAGACACTGATTTCCAATCTACCACTCGCGATTGAATGGGCGCAGCAGCGGCTTTTGCCTAAGTTGCTGGCTTCGCCGTTCTTTAACGATTCGTCTTTCGACTCGGAAGCGGTAAGGAGAGTGGTGGTGGGACATTGGCAGGAGCTGGCCGGTACCATGACCGAAGTGATTAGGCGGGTCACGATCTCAGGCCAGGTTCTGCTGGCGTGGTTGCTCGATGCCGTGTTGGTCCCTGTGGTGACGTTTTATTTGCTCCGCGACTGGGACTTGCTGGTCGCGCACGTTCGCCACTTACTGCCGCGCCGTTATGAACCCGTCGTTGTGAAGCTGGTCGGAGAATGCGATGAGGTGCTGGCCGGATTCCTGCGGGGCCAGCTCATGGTGATGCTGGCGCTAGCGATTATCTACACCATCGGTTTGTGGCTAGTCGGCCTGAACCTGGCGTTTTCCATTGGGGTGGTGGCTGGGCTGGTGAGCTTCGTCCCGTACCTCGGTTTTGTTGTCGGGATCACCGTCGCCGGACTCGCCGTGATAGTCCAGTTTCAGGATCCGATCTATCTGGCGTATGTCGCGGCGGTGTTCGTTAGCGCCGAGCTGATACAGGGTTTCGTCTTATCGCCATGGTTGGTCGGTGAGCGTATAGGATTGCATCCAGTCGCCGTCATTTTTGCCGTGCTCGCGGGCGGTCAGCTATTTGGTTTCGTCGGCGTACTGCTCGGATTACCCGTAGCCGCCGTCATCGTGGTGCTGCTGCGCCATTGGCGGGAGATCTATCTTAGGAGCGATCTATGGAGGGTCCATTGACCGTAGACTGCCCATTCCCATGGCTGGGAAGTCACCCATCCACTATGCGTATCACCCGTGCGCGGGACAGCGCGCAGGCATACCCGGCAAGACGCGTTACCGCGGTAAGCTGAGCTATCGGGTTGCGCTACCGCACGGAGCTACTACTTGCCTCGTCGTCTGGATGGCCCGCCCAGAGGCCGCCAACCTCCGTCTGCTCACCGACCCCGGCATTGCGCTGGCGGCGTTACGTGAGCTCGCTCGTCTGCTGGATGATACCTTTTCCGCCCTGTCAGCATCGGTCGAGCCCACGACATACATTCTCGTCGGTCTGAGGCGAAGCCTCGTTAGCCAGCGGGGGAACGAGACCCAGCATTGGACGCGGACTTGCTGCATATGGCCGCTCATCCCCGGATCGCGTCCCTGGCGGAGTGCTGTTTCAGCAGCCTACCGCCCGGTCAAGGCCGGCGGCGCCTCGACGCGGGCCAGGCCTCGATGTACGCGTCCTCCAGCGTCGCGCCGCCGTACTGCTCACAGAACGCCTCCGGGCGCCCCGTGAAGAGCACCTGACCCGGGTGCAGCACGAGCATGCGGTCACACAGATCCGCGACATCGGCGAGCAGGTGACTGGTGAAGAGCAAGGTGCCGCCTGCCGCCCGGCGCGTGGCCAGGTGGCGCCGGAGGGAGGCGCGGGCCCTGGGGTCGAGGCCGCTCATCGGCTCATCGAGGATGAAGAGGTCCTTGTCGCAGAGGAGCAGGGTCGCGAGCCCGAGCTTCTGGGCCATGCCCTTCGACAGCTCGCGGACCGGTTTCGACAGAGCGCGTTCCTCGAGGTCCAACGTGGGCCGATACCTCCCGGATCGCGGGTGTTTCGACGGGACGGCCGTGCAGTCGGGCCATGAAGCGTAGGTACTCCTTGCCCGTCGCAAAATAATGTGGCAGGAACTTCTCGGGGAGGAAGCCGAACCGTCCGCGCGCCTCGGGTTTCAAATGGCTCACGCCGAAGAGGTCGATCGAGCCCCGCTCGATGTCGCAGAGGTTCAAGAGCGCCTTGATGAGGGTGGTCTTGCCGGCCCCGTTGACGCCCACGAGCCCCACCGACTCCCCTTGATCGATGGTAAGGTCCACCCCGTTCAACACGGCGGTGCGCCCGTACCGCTTCACCACGCCTTCTATTCGGACCGCGACGGCCATCGGCAATCCCCTGGTACAAGCAGTAGAAGTAGCCCGGATGCAGCGCAGCCAGATCCGGGGAAGCCTCCTCCGGATTTGCACTTCCTTTCAGCCGGGCCAGGGCATTACGGCACATCAGCAACGAAATCGGGTAGCCAGGGGCGTTTGGCCCCCGGCCCCCACACCACCTAGCATGCGGGTCCGCACTAGGCGGTTCACAAAAGTGGAGCACACGATGACATCAGGTATAGCCGTGGGCACGCATCCAAAGCGCGCGGACGGATATCAAGCCCTGGCTTTTCAGCCAATCATTCGTCATCCCGGTTTGTGTCG
The sequence above is a segment of the Pseudomonadota bacterium genome. Coding sequences within it:
- a CDS encoding AI-2E family transporter — protein: MSDSQRWLLVVGVFALGWLLYLLSPVLTPFVVAAFLAYLGDPLVDRLEALKISRTLSVVTVFATLTLSGLLLIVFLVPILEQQLQTLISNLPLAIEWAQQRLLPKLLASPFFNDSSFDSEAVRRVVVGHWQELAGTMTEVIRRVTISGQVLLAWLLDAVLVPVVTFYLLRDWDLLVAHVRHLLPRRYEPVVVKLVGECDEVLAGFLRGQLMVMLALAIIYTIGLWLVGLNLAFSIGVVAGLVSFVPYLGFVVGITVAGLAVIVQFQDPIYLAYVAAVFVSAELIQGFVLSPWLVGERIGLHPVAVIFAVLAGGQLFGFVGVLLGLPVAAVIVVLLRHWREIYLRSDLWRVH